Proteins encoded by one window of Corynebacterium amycolatum:
- a CDS encoding bifunctional 3,4-dihydroxy-2-butanone-4-phosphate synthase/GTP cyclohydrolase II translates to MIKFDSVERAIADIAAGKAVVVVDDEDRENEGDIIFAAEKVTPELVAFMVRYSSGYICAPLTAEDCERLNLPPMVSENEDARGTAYTVTVDANTGTTGISATDRANTIRTLADPTSSPHDFTRPGHVVPLRARDGGVLIRAGHTEAAVDLARLAGLRPAGVLCEVVSEEDPTSMARAEELRRFCDDHDLALISIEQLIEYRRHNEHLIERVVETKLPTDYGEFRAIGYRSLIDGVEHVALVVGDVSSNNGQDVLVRVHSECLTGDALGSRRCDCGQQLHNSMRMVHEAGRGVILYMRGHEGRGIGLMPKLQAYHLQDEGADTVDANLALGLPSDAREYGTGAQILQDLGVTSMALLTNNPTKRAGLGGYGLEMSRRVPVPVEVNEDNLKYLLTKRERMGHELPWLDEYMETRGISTEGAQ, encoded by the coding sequence GTGATTAAGTTCGATTCTGTTGAACGGGCCATTGCGGACATCGCAGCCGGTAAGGCCGTGGTCGTCGTCGACGATGAAGATCGTGAGAACGAGGGCGACATCATCTTCGCCGCAGAGAAGGTAACGCCTGAACTTGTTGCCTTTATGGTTCGCTATTCCTCTGGTTACATCTGTGCACCGCTGACCGCCGAGGACTGCGAGCGTCTGAATCTGCCACCGATGGTGTCGGAGAATGAGGATGCCCGCGGTACCGCATACACAGTGACCGTGGATGCCAACACCGGTACGACCGGTATTTCCGCCACAGATCGTGCGAACACCATTCGTACTCTGGCTGACCCCACGTCCAGCCCGCACGATTTCACCCGACCGGGACACGTGGTTCCGTTGCGAGCTCGCGATGGTGGCGTCCTCATCCGTGCCGGCCACACCGAGGCTGCGGTCGATCTCGCCCGCCTGGCAGGGCTTCGTCCTGCCGGTGTGCTGTGTGAGGTTGTCTCCGAGGAAGACCCGACCAGCATGGCGCGCGCGGAGGAACTACGTCGCTTCTGCGACGACCACGATTTAGCGCTGATTTCCATCGAGCAGCTCATCGAATACCGTCGCCACAACGAACACTTGATTGAGCGCGTTGTCGAAACCAAGCTGCCGACCGACTACGGCGAGTTCCGTGCCATTGGTTACCGCAGCCTTATCGACGGTGTCGAGCATGTCGCTCTCGTTGTGGGGGATGTGTCTTCCAACAATGGCCAGGATGTCCTCGTGCGTGTGCACTCCGAATGCCTCACCGGCGACGCATTGGGATCTCGCCGCTGCGACTGCGGGCAACAGCTGCACAACTCCATGCGCATGGTCCACGAGGCAGGGCGCGGCGTCATTCTCTACATGCGCGGTCACGAAGGCCGAGGCATTGGTCTGATGCCGAAGCTGCAGGCCTACCACCTGCAAGATGAAGGCGCTGACACCGTTGATGCCAATCTCGCACTCGGTTTGCCGTCGGACGCCCGCGAGTACGGCACTGGTGCACAGATTCTGCAGGATCTTGGGGTCACCTCTATGGCGCTGCTGACGAACAATCCGACCAAGCGCGCCGGCCTAGGTGGTTATGGACTGGAGATGAGCCGCCGGGTACCGGTGCCAGTTGAGGTCAACGAGGATAACTTGAAATACTTGTTGACAAAGCGCGAACGCATGGGCCATGAACTTCCTTGGTTGGATGAGTACATGGAGACCCGCGGCATTTCGACAGAAGGAGCACAGTAG
- the fmt gene encoding methionyl-tRNA formyltransferase — MRLIFAGTPEPAVVALKKLLEDSHHEIVAVLTRPDARRGRGKSLSPSPVKALALEHDIPVLTPTTLRDAEIQQQIRELNADCIPVVAYGNLVPEELLDVPMHGWVNLHFSLLPAWRGAAPVQAAIAAGDEVTGASTFRIEKGLDTGPVFGTVTEAIRSTDNADDLLTRLAFSGADLLTATMDGIEAGALRPTAQPEQDVSYAAKFGPEDARIVWTQPRHLLDRRARAFTPAPGAWTTLDGSRLKVGELTPLSDEDSAAVDEVRKAAAPEVAAATPGELVVEKHRVSVRCADGYVQLVKVQPQGKKMMDASDWARGSQPGGKVCE; from the coding sequence GTGCGCCTGATTTTTGCCGGAACCCCGGAACCCGCTGTCGTTGCACTGAAGAAGTTACTCGAAGACTCCCACCATGAGATCGTTGCTGTTCTCACTCGCCCCGATGCCCGCCGTGGCCGCGGTAAGTCGCTTTCGCCCTCGCCGGTGAAGGCTCTGGCCTTGGAACACGACATTCCCGTTCTCACCCCGACTACCCTGCGCGATGCGGAAATCCAACAGCAGATCCGCGAACTAAACGCCGACTGCATCCCGGTCGTCGCCTACGGCAATCTCGTGCCGGAGGAGTTGCTCGATGTACCGATGCACGGCTGGGTAAATCTGCATTTCTCACTGCTTCCTGCTTGGCGAGGTGCCGCGCCGGTGCAGGCAGCTATCGCCGCTGGCGACGAAGTCACGGGTGCCAGTACCTTCCGGATTGAAAAGGGCCTGGATACCGGACCAGTTTTCGGTACCGTCACCGAAGCGATTCGCTCGACCGATAATGCCGACGACCTTTTGACCCGCCTCGCATTCTCCGGCGCGGATCTTCTAACCGCCACCATGGACGGCATCGAAGCAGGTGCGTTGCGTCCGACTGCTCAGCCGGAACAGGACGTCAGCTACGCCGCTAAGTTCGGGCCGGAGGATGCCCGAATCGTTTGGACTCAGCCGCGACATCTTCTCGACCGCCGCGCTCGCGCGTTCACGCCTGCTCCAGGTGCGTGGACGACCCTCGACGGCTCACGTTTGAAGGTCGGAGAGCTCACCCCGCTTTCCGACGAGGACAGCGCTGCGGTCGACGAGGTGCGAAAGGCAGCTGCTCCAGAGGTGGCAGCCGCCACACCAGGTGAGTTGGTAGTGGAGAAACACCGGGTATCCGTGCGTTGTGCCGATGGCTATGTGCAGCTGGTGAAGGTGCAGCCACAGGGTAAGAAGATGATGGATGCGTCCGACTGGGCGCGAGGTAGCCAACCCGGCGGAAAGGTCTGCGAGTAA
- the uvrC gene encoding excinuclease ABC subunit UvrC, giving the protein MTDPSQYRPAPGTIPTEPGVYRFLDSTGRVLYVGKAKNLRARLSNYFQDLTRLHPRTRQMVQSASKVTWTVVHNEVEALQLEYTWIKRFNPRFNVMYRDDKSYPMLAVSVGELYPRLFLYRGPRRNGVRYFGPYSHAWAIRETLDLLTRVFPARTCSRGVFNRQQALGRPCLLGYIDKCSAPCVGRVSAEEHREIVRGFTSFMSGNTGPVTRRLKKEMEEAAAELDFERAASLRDNLAAIDKVMERQSVVLSDAADADFIALATDELEAAVQIFHVRAGRIYGQRGWVVEKSGEYATTEFREGETDPSLGGLLTQFLTQFYGDAAKHADVDGDESTTAAQVVPREILVQATPDDLDEVAAFLADIRGTNVDIRVPQRGDKRTLMETVQKNAAEALRQHKLKRSGDLTTRSQALSELQDALFMDEAPLRIECTDISHIQGTDVVASLVVFEDGLPKKSDYRRYRIKDAAGDGRSDDVGSIAEVVRRRFLRHNEDKLAMPDDASEMFVEETTDAVDEQSRSSRKFAYPPQLFIVDGGAPQVAAAQAVLDELEVTDVTLVGIAKRLEELWIPDDDEPLILPRNSEAMYLIQRIRDEAHRFAITYHRQQRSKRMRSSVLDGIKGLGPARRSELVKHFGSVAALKKASVGQIEEVAGFGPTLAKTVYDYLHPDEKSSEPNSDVGTGE; this is encoded by the coding sequence GTGACTGACCCTTCTCAGTACCGTCCCGCCCCCGGCACCATTCCCACGGAGCCGGGGGTGTACCGTTTTCTCGATTCAACCGGACGCGTTCTCTACGTCGGCAAGGCGAAGAATCTCCGTGCGCGTCTGTCTAACTACTTCCAGGACTTAACTCGGCTGCATCCCCGCACCCGCCAGATGGTGCAGTCCGCTTCGAAGGTGACGTGGACTGTTGTCCACAATGAGGTCGAAGCGCTGCAGTTGGAGTACACCTGGATCAAGCGCTTTAATCCGCGGTTCAACGTGATGTACCGCGACGATAAGTCGTATCCGATGTTGGCCGTCAGCGTCGGCGAGCTGTACCCGCGGCTGTTTCTCTACCGAGGACCGCGCCGGAATGGCGTGCGTTATTTCGGCCCCTATTCACACGCGTGGGCCATCCGAGAAACCCTCGACTTGCTTACACGAGTTTTCCCGGCCCGCACTTGTTCCAGGGGAGTCTTCAACCGGCAGCAGGCCCTGGGACGGCCCTGTTTGCTCGGCTATATCGACAAATGCTCGGCGCCTTGTGTCGGCCGTGTCAGTGCCGAAGAACACCGCGAAATTGTCCGTGGTTTTACCAGCTTCATGTCCGGGAATACGGGTCCGGTCACCAGGCGCTTGAAGAAGGAAATGGAGGAAGCTGCCGCCGAGTTAGACTTTGAGCGCGCCGCGAGCCTGCGCGACAACCTCGCTGCCATCGACAAGGTCATGGAGCGGCAGTCAGTCGTGCTTTCCGACGCCGCCGATGCCGATTTTATTGCGCTAGCAACCGACGAACTGGAAGCGGCCGTGCAGATTTTCCACGTTCGAGCAGGACGTATTTACGGTCAGCGCGGCTGGGTAGTGGAGAAGTCCGGCGAATACGCGACTACAGAGTTTCGAGAGGGAGAGACAGACCCCAGCTTGGGTGGGCTGCTAACGCAGTTCCTGACACAGTTCTATGGCGATGCCGCCAAGCACGCGGATGTCGACGGCGATGAATCGACCACTGCTGCCCAAGTTGTGCCACGCGAAATTCTCGTCCAGGCCACGCCCGACGATCTTGACGAGGTTGCTGCATTTTTGGCCGATATTCGTGGCACCAATGTGGACATTCGGGTCCCGCAGCGCGGTGACAAGCGGACACTCATGGAGACCGTGCAGAAAAATGCAGCTGAAGCGCTACGCCAGCACAAACTAAAGCGAAGTGGAGATCTAACTACTCGATCGCAGGCTCTCTCCGAACTTCAGGACGCGCTGTTTATGGATGAAGCGCCGCTGCGTATCGAATGCACTGACATCTCGCATATTCAAGGCACCGATGTGGTGGCCTCGTTGGTGGTCTTCGAGGACGGATTGCCGAAGAAGTCCGACTATCGCCGCTACCGTATCAAGGATGCAGCGGGTGACGGTCGCTCCGACGACGTCGGCTCCATTGCTGAGGTGGTGCGCCGTCGTTTTCTGCGCCATAACGAGGACAAGCTCGCCATGCCCGATGATGCCAGCGAAATGTTCGTCGAAGAGACGACTGATGCCGTCGATGAGCAGTCGAGGAGTAGCCGCAAATTTGCCTACCCGCCACAGTTGTTCATTGTCGACGGTGGTGCACCGCAGGTCGCAGCCGCTCAGGCAGTCCTCGATGAACTCGAGGTCACCGATGTGACGCTCGTGGGTATTGCCAAGCGCTTAGAAGAGCTGTGGATTCCCGACGATGATGAGCCACTCATTCTGCCGCGCAATTCGGAAGCGATGTACCTTATCCAGCGAATTCGTGATGAGGCGCACCGCTTTGCCATTACTTATCACCGTCAGCAGCGCTCTAAGCGCATGCGCTCTTCGGTACTCGATGGCATTAAAGGGCTGGGGCCAGCACGCCGCAGTGAGTTGGTCAAACACTTTGGCTCCGTTGCGGCGCTGAAAAAGGCCAGCGTCGGGCAGATAGAAGAGGTAGCTGGTTTCGGGCCGACGCTCGCGAAAACTGTCTACGATTACCTCCACCCAGACGAAAAATCCTCAGAACCAAACTCGGATGTCGGTACCGGAGAATAG
- the ribH gene encoding 6,7-dimethyl-8-ribityllumazine synthase, giving the protein MSGAGLPEITVPDSTGVTVGLVTSHWNEEITGQLRREALAQAEEAGAVVTDVTVVGALEIPVVVQQLARTHDAVVALGCVIRGGTPHFDYVCDSVTEGLTRIALDCETPVGNGVLTCNTEQQAIDRAGGEGAVENKGREAMAAALHTVAVLKSLREGGAE; this is encoded by the coding sequence ATGAGCGGCGCAGGTCTTCCTGAAATTACCGTTCCCGATTCCACTGGTGTGACCGTCGGTCTGGTCACCTCTCACTGGAACGAGGAGATTACTGGGCAGCTTCGTCGTGAAGCGCTGGCACAGGCTGAGGAGGCCGGCGCTGTAGTCACGGATGTGACTGTCGTCGGTGCTCTGGAGATTCCGGTTGTGGTACAGCAGCTCGCGCGAACTCACGACGCCGTGGTGGCGCTGGGATGCGTTATCCGCGGTGGTACGCCGCACTTCGACTATGTCTGCGACTCGGTGACTGAGGGGCTGACGCGGATTGCACTGGACTGTGAGACGCCTGTTGGCAATGGTGTATTGACCTGCAACACTGAGCAGCAGGCAATTGATCGTGCCGGCGGTGAGGGAGCTGTGGAGAATAAAGGTCGCGAGGCCATGGCCGCAGCGCTGCATACCGTCGCCGTGTTGAAGTCTCTTCGTGAAGGTGGAGCTGAGTAA
- the ribD gene encoding bifunctional diaminohydroxyphosphoribosylaminopyrimidine deaminase/5-amino-6-(5-phosphoribosylamino)uracil reductase RibD — translation MAQFPDLVSAQPLTDEQAMALAIEAGQRVRGTTYPNPPIGCVILDTAGIAVGVAGTEPVGGRHAEPQALEMAGPRAQGGTAVVTLEPCNHIGRTPPCTEALAAAGVSRVIFAVADPNPVAAGGSEWLRYKDIEVVEEFQRNRVAAGYLRPWLHWQRTRRPHITLKTAGTLDGFAAATDRTSQWITGEQARARVHIDRARRQAIVVGTGTVLADNPRLTARTPDGEELSTQPLRIAIGTSEVAADANIRGDNFRHIRTHDVEVALETMADMGLIDVLVEGGPRLASAFLEADAVDAIESYIAPAFLGAGLPVTSANHETTITDISRFRTVAVETLGDDILITALRSGKDRG, via the coding sequence GTGGCACAGTTTCCGGATCTCGTCTCCGCACAGCCGCTGACTGACGAGCAAGCGATGGCATTGGCCATAGAAGCCGGCCAGCGAGTTCGAGGCACCACTTATCCCAATCCACCGATTGGTTGCGTCATCCTCGATACCGCAGGGATCGCGGTAGGTGTGGCCGGAACTGAGCCTGTAGGCGGGCGACACGCAGAGCCACAGGCATTGGAGATGGCGGGGCCACGAGCTCAGGGCGGCACTGCAGTGGTCACACTCGAGCCGTGCAATCATATCGGCCGTACACCACCGTGCACCGAGGCACTTGCGGCAGCCGGTGTTTCCCGCGTCATATTTGCAGTCGCCGATCCGAATCCCGTGGCCGCTGGCGGCAGCGAGTGGTTGCGTTATAAAGACATCGAGGTCGTTGAAGAATTCCAGCGTAACCGAGTAGCCGCTGGCTACCTACGTCCATGGTTACATTGGCAGCGCACTCGGCGCCCACACATCACGCTGAAGACTGCGGGCACGCTGGATGGTTTCGCTGCCGCTACCGACCGCACCTCGCAGTGGATCACAGGGGAGCAGGCGCGGGCACGGGTACATATCGATCGTGCACGTCGGCAAGCGATTGTCGTCGGAACGGGAACAGTGCTCGCCGACAATCCGCGATTGACCGCGCGCACACCAGACGGCGAGGAGCTGTCAACACAACCTCTGCGCATCGCGATTGGCACTTCGGAGGTCGCCGCCGATGCGAATATCCGTGGCGATAACTTCCGCCACATTCGCACTCACGATGTGGAAGTGGCGCTGGAGACAATGGCGGATATGGGGCTTATTGACGTGCTGGTAGAAGGCGGTCCACGGCTCGCCAGCGCTTTCTTAGAAGCCGATGCTGTCGACGCGATTGAGTCCTATATTGCCCCGGCCTTTCTCGGCGCTGGTCTGCCAGTGACATCGGCCAACCACGAGACCACCATCACTGACATCTCCCGTTTCCGTACCGTCGCGGTAGAGACTCTGGGGGATGACATTTTGATCACGGCACTCCGCAGTGGCAAAGATCGCGGGTAG
- a CDS encoding riboflavin synthase — protein sequence MFTGIVEELGEIREIHREADSITLTIRATTVLDDVHHGDSIAVNGVCLTVVEFDNDFFTADLMQETLDRSSLGQVEVGSKVNLERATAVGQRLGGHIVQGHIDGTGEVISRTPGERWEVVRISLPKQLSKYVVEKGSIAVDGTSLTVSAVGERFFEVSLIPTTLTDSVIGSTAVGTKVNLEVDVLAKYVEKMLER from the coding sequence ATGTTTACGGGAATTGTTGAGGAACTCGGCGAAATTCGCGAAATCCACCGCGAAGCCGATTCCATTACGCTGACCATTCGCGCGACCACCGTGCTTGACGACGTGCACCACGGTGACTCCATTGCTGTCAATGGCGTTTGTTTGACCGTCGTGGAGTTTGACAATGACTTCTTTACCGCTGATCTCATGCAAGAGACTCTGGATAGGTCGAGTCTCGGCCAGGTTGAGGTCGGTTCCAAGGTCAACCTCGAACGTGCAACCGCAGTAGGGCAACGCCTCGGCGGCCATATCGTGCAGGGACATATCGATGGCACCGGCGAGGTTATTTCGCGCACGCCAGGGGAACGCTGGGAAGTAGTGCGGATTTCTCTGCCGAAGCAGCTCTCCAAGTATGTCGTGGAAAAGGGCTCAATTGCCGTGGATGGCACCTCGTTGACTGTCTCTGCAGTAGGCGAGAGGTTCTTTGAGGTCAGCCTGATACCGACGACGCTGACGGACTCCGTTATTGGTTCAACCGCAGTAGGCACCAAGGTCAATTTGGAAGTCGATGTGCTAGCCAAGTACGTCGAGAAAATGTTGGAAAGATAA
- the rapZ gene encoding RNase adapter RapZ, which yields MITSGYSPQAEKSLVLITGMSGSGRNTAASVLEEMGWYVADNLPPELIMRMVELSFEADSPVERLAIVTDVRSRAFAGSLGEVLDGLRNEGRQPYVIFFDANDDTLIARYDSVRRTHPLQENGTLSQGIAAERQMLLPIKGMSDLVVDTSDMSVHDLRRELEHQLSDTASKIQQITIESFGFKHGAPRDADMLFDVRFLPNPYWVPELRAGRGTNKAVADYVLSQPESQGFLDNVTNLIELVLPGYRREGKGFMTIAVGCTGGHHRSVAMSEALAKKLEGVSGINVNVVHRDIDRN from the coding sequence ATGATTACTTCGGGTTATTCCCCTCAGGCTGAAAAGTCACTTGTGCTGATTACCGGCATGTCCGGTTCCGGACGCAATACGGCCGCCAGCGTCTTGGAGGAGATGGGCTGGTATGTCGCAGACAACCTGCCCCCGGAGTTGATTATGCGCATGGTCGAGTTGTCGTTTGAGGCGGACTCTCCAGTAGAGCGCCTCGCTATCGTCACCGACGTTCGCTCGCGCGCATTCGCGGGCAGTTTGGGGGAGGTGCTCGACGGACTCCGCAATGAGGGGCGCCAGCCCTATGTCATCTTCTTCGATGCTAACGACGACACCCTCATCGCCCGCTACGACTCAGTCCGCCGCACACATCCGCTGCAGGAAAATGGCACGCTTTCACAGGGTATTGCAGCTGAACGTCAGATGCTGCTGCCCATAAAGGGCATGTCGGATTTGGTAGTGGATACCTCTGACATGAGCGTGCACGATTTGCGCCGTGAGTTAGAGCATCAGCTGTCGGATACCGCTAGCAAGATTCAACAGATTACCATCGAGTCCTTCGGGTTTAAGCACGGTGCACCGCGCGATGCCGACATGCTTTTCGACGTCCGTTTTCTCCCCAACCCCTATTGGGTACCTGAGCTGCGTGCGGGCCGTGGTACCAACAAAGCAGTGGCCGACTACGTACTGTCCCAACCGGAGTCTCAGGGGTTCTTGGACAACGTCACAAACTTGATTGAATTGGTTTTGCCCGGTTACCGGCGTGAGGGCAAGGGTTTTATGACTATCGCTGTGGGATGCACCGGAGGCCACCACCGAAGTGTGGCCATGTCGGAGGCGCTGGCTAAGAAGCTCGAGGGAGTTTCCGGGATCAACGTCAACGTCGTCCACCGCGATATTGACCGCAATTAG
- the rpe gene encoding ribulose-phosphate 3-epimerase, whose product MSAPIIAPSILAADFARLDREVEAVANADWLHIDVMDGHFVPNLSFGAPVLEAVAAVTDKYLDVHLMIENPEKWVDTYIKAGASSVIFHVEAADDAIALARHIRSQGVKAGFSLRPGTPIEPWLDHLAEFDEVLVMSVEPGFGGQSFMPDQLAKVEKLRERIDAEGLDTLIEIDGGISAKTIESAAAAGCDAFVAGSAVFGADDRAAAVDELRALATAAATK is encoded by the coding sequence ATGAGCGCACCAATTATTGCCCCGTCCATTCTCGCTGCTGACTTCGCTCGCCTCGACCGCGAGGTTGAGGCTGTAGCCAATGCAGATTGGCTACATATCGACGTCATGGATGGCCATTTCGTTCCCAACCTGTCCTTCGGCGCTCCGGTGCTGGAGGCCGTAGCTGCGGTGACGGACAAGTACTTGGATGTCCATCTCATGATTGAAAACCCGGAGAAGTGGGTCGACACCTACATTAAGGCGGGGGCGAGCTCCGTTATCTTCCATGTGGAAGCCGCCGACGACGCCATCGCACTGGCACGCCACATTCGTTCCCAGGGCGTGAAGGCCGGGTTCTCACTGCGCCCGGGTACCCCAATTGAGCCGTGGCTGGATCACCTCGCCGAATTCGACGAGGTGCTGGTCATGAGTGTCGAGCCCGGTTTCGGGGGCCAGTCCTTTATGCCGGATCAGCTGGCCAAGGTCGAGAAGCTACGTGAACGCATTGATGCCGAAGGTCTGGATACTCTGATCGAGATTGACGGTGGTATCTCCGCCAAGACCATCGAATCCGCTGCCGCCGCTGGTTGCGACGCCTTTGTCGCAGGGTCGGCCGTTTTCGGCGCTGATGATCGTGCGGCGGCTGTCGATGAGCTGCGCGCATTGGCCACCGCTGCTGCAACTAAGTAG
- a CDS encoding PH domain-containing protein: MGNSERHSNSTAVDTGSEDKWLLEITSQKLRLWAIIAAVVVFAIHIFMGIVVDFGNTGASVTTIDQLAFPMIGLIIAGVILLLTRARVRVNATGVEVRNLLNAKFYPWVDVYGLSFPKKSRWARLELPDFEFVPMLALQSADGSRVVEDIRRFRELEDKFMPED; the protein is encoded by the coding sequence ATGGGTAACTCCGAACGCCACAGCAATTCGACTGCCGTCGACACCGGTAGTGAAGACAAATGGCTATTGGAAATCACCTCGCAAAAGCTGCGTCTGTGGGCGATTATCGCTGCAGTTGTAGTCTTCGCTATCCATATCTTCATGGGCATCGTGGTGGACTTTGGTAACACCGGCGCTTCGGTGACGACTATTGACCAGCTGGCTTTCCCAATGATTGGTTTGATCATCGCCGGGGTAATCCTGCTGCTGACTCGGGCTCGCGTTCGCGTAAATGCCACGGGCGTGGAAGTCCGCAATCTGCTCAATGCGAAGTTCTACCCGTGGGTCGATGTCTACGGCCTGAGTTTTCCAAAGAAGTCCCGCTGGGCTCGCTTGGAGCTGCCAGACTTTGAGTTTGTGCCGATGCTCGCGCTCCAGTCAGCCGACGGCAGCCGCGTCGTGGAAGACATCCGCCGGTTCCGTGAACTTGAAGACAAGTTCATGCCGGAGGATTAA
- the def gene encoding peptide deformylase: MAVREVRLFGDPVLLSKAETVTDFDATLSHLIDDMFDTMDEQQGVGLAANQVGVLQRVFVYDCNGTRGHIVNPEWEAIGDETVHEIEGCLSIPGINGPVTRHARVRVTGQDRHGTPVSFEADDLLARCVQHESDHLDGVLFLKRLEGDERKTAMRSLREQEWFLNRG, translated from the coding sequence ATGGCAGTTCGTGAGGTACGTCTTTTCGGCGATCCGGTGTTGCTGTCCAAGGCGGAAACCGTCACTGATTTCGACGCGACGCTGTCGCACCTGATTGATGACATGTTCGACACCATGGACGAGCAACAGGGTGTCGGGCTCGCAGCAAACCAGGTTGGCGTGCTGCAGCGCGTCTTCGTCTACGACTGCAATGGCACCCGCGGGCACATCGTCAATCCGGAATGGGAAGCCATCGGCGATGAGACTGTCCACGAAATCGAAGGATGCCTGTCTATCCCGGGGATTAATGGACCCGTGACTCGGCACGCACGTGTGCGCGTTACTGGCCAGGATCGCCACGGCACACCGGTGAGCTTCGAAGCTGACGATCTGCTGGCTCGCTGCGTGCAGCATGAAAGCGACCACCTGGACGGTGTGCTGTTTTTGAAGCGTCTCGAGGGCGACGAGCGCAAGACCGCGATGCGCTCTCTGCGTGAGCAGGAATGGTTCCTCAACCGCGGTTAA
- a CDS encoding RsmB/NOP family class I SAM-dependent RNA methyltransferase, which produces MGNDKPRHTGGGRQRSNCGGQNRDDRNRNRDTRGGDNRGGIDQPRKVALKVLADVREKDAYANLLLPKLLKTHKLKGRDAAFATELTYGTLRAEGLLDAVIEASSSRPLSDIAGPVMDVLRLGTYQLLRTRVDAYAAVDTSVRAVAKVAGPGARGFVNAILRKVSSKTESEWVAEIAPDPATDPIGYVAMKHAHPRWIAMEFARALGAQAGELQQALAADDARPLVHLVARPGEITAEELALITGGEEGQWSPYCVRLDSGAPGELEPVRQGLAAVQDEGSQLIARAVTMAPVAGEDSGRWLDLCSGPGGKSAFIGGIAAIEGAKLDAVEVSATRAELVKKATTGLPVTVTVADGRDTGLETGFDRILVDAPCSGLGSLRRRPEARWRKSPSDLNSLTTLQFELLSEAVRLARPGGIIVYSTCSPHLRETRGIVDRAVTELPATELSAHELVAPMTDVGPYPSVQMWPHRHGTDAMFFSVLRKND; this is translated from the coding sequence ATGGGCAACGACAAACCCCGCCACACCGGTGGCGGACGGCAGCGCAGCAACTGCGGCGGACAGAACCGCGATGACCGCAACCGTAACCGTGACACCCGAGGAGGGGATAATCGCGGTGGCATTGACCAGCCACGCAAGGTCGCGCTGAAGGTACTAGCTGACGTTCGCGAGAAGGATGCTTACGCAAACCTGCTGCTGCCCAAGTTGCTGAAGACACACAAGCTCAAGGGGCGGGATGCTGCTTTTGCAACGGAGCTGACGTACGGCACACTGCGGGCGGAAGGCCTGTTGGACGCCGTGATTGAGGCATCGTCGTCACGCCCGTTAAGCGATATTGCTGGACCGGTGATGGACGTGCTACGCCTGGGCACGTACCAGCTGCTGCGTACGCGCGTCGACGCCTACGCAGCGGTCGATACCTCGGTGCGGGCAGTGGCGAAGGTGGCGGGACCTGGCGCGCGCGGCTTTGTCAATGCCATTTTGAGGAAGGTCTCCTCGAAGACCGAAAGCGAATGGGTGGCTGAGATTGCGCCGGATCCCGCGACCGATCCGATTGGCTACGTGGCAATGAAGCATGCCCACCCGCGCTGGATTGCTATGGAGTTTGCCCGCGCACTCGGTGCACAAGCCGGTGAGCTGCAGCAGGCACTCGCTGCCGACGATGCCCGCCCGCTGGTGCACTTGGTCGCTCGTCCGGGCGAGATTACTGCTGAAGAATTGGCACTGATCACTGGCGGTGAAGAGGGACAGTGGTCGCCGTACTGCGTGCGCTTGGACTCCGGTGCCCCAGGAGAGTTGGAGCCGGTCCGACAGGGTTTGGCTGCGGTGCAGGACGAGGGTTCTCAGCTCATTGCGCGTGCCGTCACCATGGCACCCGTTGCCGGTGAAGACAGCGGCCGCTGGTTAGATCTGTGTTCCGGCCCCGGTGGTAAGTCAGCTTTCATCGGCGGCATTGCAGCTATTGAGGGCGCGAAGCTCGATGCTGTTGAGGTATCGGCGACTCGCGCAGAACTGGTGAAGAAGGCTACTACCGGGCTACCAGTGACTGTAACGGTTGCGGATGGTCGTGATACCGGGCTCGAGACAGGCTTTGACCGCATCTTGGTAGACGCGCCGTGCTCTGGCTTGGGCTCGCTCCGCCGTCGCCCGGAAGCGCGCTGGCGGAAGTCGCCGTCCGATCTGAACTCGTTGACTACGCTGCAGTTTGAACTGCTCAGCGAAGCTGTGCGTCTTGCACGGCCGGGTGGCATCATCGTCTATTCCACGTGTTCGCCGCATCTGCGGGAAACCAGGGGCATTGTCGACAGGGCAGTGACGGAATTACCGGCGACTGAGCTGAGTGCACACGAGTTGGTAGCGCCGATGACTGATGTCGGACCGTATCCATCTGTGCAGATGTGGCCACACCGCCACGGGACCGATGCGATGTTCTTCTCAGTTTTGCGCAAGAACGACTAG